A single genomic interval of Mobula hypostoma chromosome 7, sMobHyp1.1, whole genome shotgun sequence harbors:
- the jade3 gene encoding protein Jade-3 isoform X1 gives MKRNRHLSSSDSSDNESPSTSWSSHSKYRGDRHASTSGKKKPAEVFRKDLISAMKIPDSHHVNPDEYYLLADQWKQEWEKGVQVPASPETIPSSSVRVILEKVKDILFTKPRKYIRCSSTESTDPGYVNMLELADSVCRYDLDDMDIYWLQAANEELREMGCSLIPENTMERTIEALERHCYENMNHAIETEEGLGIEYDEDVICDVCRSPDSEEGNEMVFCDRCNICVHQACYGILKVPEGSWLCRTCVLGIYPQCLLCPKQGGAMKATRAGTKWAHVSCALWIPEVSIACPERMEPITKVSHIPPSRWSLVCNLCKLKTGACIQCSVKSCITAFHVTCAFEHSLEMKTILDDGDEVKFKSYCLKHSKNRQSQEDDSEPSAKISEQKQKQSETEKKGLRAQKLQELEEEFYTLVRVADVASELHFSEQVVEFIFEYWKLKRKSNFSKPLLPPKEDEENCLGQQKEDRIHSRMKMFMHLRQDLERVRNLCYMVSRREKLKLSQSKVQEQLFNLHIQVMNQHAAAGLPLPFPREGLMFHDPPRITIKLKATPKSSRSVNSSSAAAVNGPLSLNVESSLYSKNNLAMPQGSRTSEKKLQSHHWHKHEERSNGLLLTGIHHKQDLQAGNSLLSTECHVEQTSGKPSALHIPLRGQSSNSNGKTRDSNNPDLHKSNGLSGRSGIVIQRDCSSQTYDKVTTLTNHFANQGTFRKSKLGEFGQSCKDRLDNLVRTSEDFRNCEKPIRRSSAKDRLWSKQLSEHQAKAAYQDNDGYCPDVELSDSETETDIRQERTRLRKRNSDEESPGQDYGRDSRSHQHNKESRTKLNMLCHISSVQR, from the exons ATGAAACGCAACAGACATCTGAGCAGCAGTGACAGTTCAGACAATGAGA GTCCTTCAACATCATGGTCATCCCATTCCAAGTATCGAGGTGACAGGCATGCCTCAACAAGTGGAAAGAAGAAGCCTGCTGAG GTATTCAGGAAGGATCTCATCAGTGCCATGAAAATTCCAGATTCCCATCATGTGAACCCGGATGAATACTATCTCTTGGCTGATCAATGGAAACAGGAGTGGGAAAAGGGAGTACAGGTTCCAGCCAGTCCAGAAACAATTCCAAGTTCATCTGTCAG GGTTATTTTAGAAAAAGTGAAGGACATTTTATTTACTAAGCCACGGAAGTATATTCGATGCTCCAGCACAGAGTCCACAGATCCTGGATATGTTAATATGTTGGAACTTGCAGATAGCGTATGCCGCTATGACTTGGATGATATGGACATTTATTGGTTGCAAGCAGCAAATGAAGAGCTGAGAGAAATGG GCTGTAGCTTGATTCCTGAAAACACTATGGAGAGAACTATAGAAGCACTGGAACGTCATTGCTATGAAAATATGAACCATGCCATAGAGACTGAGGAAGGGCTTGGGATCGAGTATGATGAAGATGTTATCTGTGATGTATGTCGTTCTCCTGATAGTGAAGAAGGAAATGAGATGGTCTTCTGTGACAGGTGTAATATCTGTGTCCATCAA GCTTGCTATGGGATTCTAAAAGTGCCTGAAGGGAGCTGGTTGTGTCGTACTTGTGTCCTTGGAATTTATCCGCAGTGTCTTTTGTGTCCAAAGCAAGGCGGAGCAATGAAAGCCACACGTGCCGGAACCAAGTGGGCACACGTTAGCTGTGCCTTGTGGATTCCTGAG GTCAGTATTGCCTGCCCAGAAAGAATGGAACCAATTACTAAGGTGTCTCacattcctccaagccgatggtCGTTAGTCTGTAACCTTTGCAAATTGAAGACTGGTGCTTGTATTCAG TGCTCAGTGAagagctgcatcacagcctttcACGTAACTTGTGCTTTTGAACACAGTCTGGAGATGAAGACAATCCTGGATGATGGTGATGAGGTGAAGTTCAAGTCCTACTGCCTCAAACATAGTAAGAACAGGCAGAGTCAAGAAGATGACTCTGAGCCAAGTGCGAAGATCAGTGAGCAAAAACAGAAGCAGAGTGAAACAGAGAAGAAAGGCCTGCGTGCGCAGAAGCTTCAGGAGCTGGAGGAAGAATTTTATACCTTAGTGAGGGTTGCCGATGTAGCCAGTGAACTGCATTTCTCTGAGCAGGTGGTGGAATTTATTTTTGAGTATTGGAAACTGAAAAGGAAAAGCAACTTCAGTAAACCATTACTACCTCCAAAGGAAGATGAAGAAAATTGCTTGGGCCAGCAAAAGGAGGACAGaattcattccagaatgaagatgTTCATGCATCTACGCCAAGACTTAGAAAGG GTGAGGAATCTTTGTTACATGGTCAGCAGAAGAGAGAAATTGAAATTGTCACAAAGTAAAGTGCAAGAACAACTTTTCAATTTGCATATTCAAGTTATGAATCAGCATGCTGCTGCAG GGTTGCCTTTGCCATTCCCGCGGGAAGGACTGATGTTCCATGACCCTCCAAGAATCACGATAAAGTTAAAAGCAACGCCAAAATCTTCACGAAGTGTCAACAGTAGTTCCGCTGCTGCTGTCAATGGTCCACTGTCCCTCAATGTTGAAAGTAGCTTGTACAGTAAAAACAATTTGGCAATGCCACAAGGCTCCAGAACTAGTGAAAAGAAGTTACAGTCTCATCACTGGCATAAACACGAGGAAAGAAGCAATGGGCTATTATTGACAGGTATCCACCACAAACAGGATCTTCAGGCAGGTAATTCTTTACTGTCCACTGAATGTCATGTGGAGCAGACATCTGGTAAGCCATCAGCACTTCATATACCACTACGTGGACAATCATCTAATTCCAACGGAAAGACTCGAGACAGCAATAATCCAGATTTGCATAAATCAAATGGCTTATCGGGCAGGTCGGGCATTGTAATTCAGAGAGACTGTTCTAGTCAAACCTACGATAAAGTGACAACTCTTACAAATCATTTTGCCAATCAGGGTACTTTCAGAAAATCAAAATTGGGAGAATTTGGCCAGTCTTGTAAAGATAGATTGGACAATTTAGTGAGGACTTCGGAAGATTTCCGAAACTGTGAAAAGCCTATACGGAGATCGTCCGCTAAGGATCGCCTGTGGAGCAAGCAGCTTTCTGAGCATCAGGCGAAGGCGGCCTATCAGGACAATGATGGGTATTGCCCCGATGTTGAGTTGAGCGACTCAGAGACAGAAACTGACATTAGACAAGAAAGGACCAGGCTAAGGAAAAGAAACTCTGATGAAGAAAGTCCAGGCCAAGACTATGGGAGAGATTCTCGGTCACATCAGCATAACAAGGAGAGCAGAACCAAGTTAAACATGCTTTGTCacatcagttcagtgcagaggtgA
- the jade3 gene encoding protein Jade-3 isoform X2, whose translation MLELADSVCRYDLDDMDIYWLQAANEELREMGCSLIPENTMERTIEALERHCYENMNHAIETEEGLGIEYDEDVICDVCRSPDSEEGNEMVFCDRCNICVHQACYGILKVPEGSWLCRTCVLGIYPQCLLCPKQGGAMKATRAGTKWAHVSCALWIPEVSIACPERMEPITKVSHIPPSRWSLVCNLCKLKTGACIQCSVKSCITAFHVTCAFEHSLEMKTILDDGDEVKFKSYCLKHSKNRQSQEDDSEPSAKISEQKQKQSETEKKGLRAQKLQELEEEFYTLVRVADVASELHFSEQVVEFIFEYWKLKRKSNFSKPLLPPKEDEENCLGQQKEDRIHSRMKMFMHLRQDLERVRNLCYMVSRREKLKLSQSKVQEQLFNLHIQVMNQHAAAGLPLPFPREGLMFHDPPRITIKLKATPKSSRSVNSSSAAAVNGPLSLNVESSLYSKNNLAMPQGSRTSEKKLQSHHWHKHEERSNGLLLTGIHHKQDLQAGNSLLSTECHVEQTSGKPSALHIPLRGQSSNSNGKTRDSNNPDLHKSNGLSGRSGIVIQRDCSSQTYDKVTTLTNHFANQGTFRKSKLGEFGQSCKDRLDNLVRTSEDFRNCEKPIRRSSAKDRLWSKQLSEHQAKAAYQDNDGYCPDVELSDSETETDIRQERTRLRKRNSDEESPGQDYGRDSRSHQHNKESRTKLNMLCHISSVQR comes from the exons ATGTTGGAACTTGCAGATAGCGTATGCCGCTATGACTTGGATGATATGGACATTTATTGGTTGCAAGCAGCAAATGAAGAGCTGAGAGAAATGG GCTGTAGCTTGATTCCTGAAAACACTATGGAGAGAACTATAGAAGCACTGGAACGTCATTGCTATGAAAATATGAACCATGCCATAGAGACTGAGGAAGGGCTTGGGATCGAGTATGATGAAGATGTTATCTGTGATGTATGTCGTTCTCCTGATAGTGAAGAAGGAAATGAGATGGTCTTCTGTGACAGGTGTAATATCTGTGTCCATCAA GCTTGCTATGGGATTCTAAAAGTGCCTGAAGGGAGCTGGTTGTGTCGTACTTGTGTCCTTGGAATTTATCCGCAGTGTCTTTTGTGTCCAAAGCAAGGCGGAGCAATGAAAGCCACACGTGCCGGAACCAAGTGGGCACACGTTAGCTGTGCCTTGTGGATTCCTGAG GTCAGTATTGCCTGCCCAGAAAGAATGGAACCAATTACTAAGGTGTCTCacattcctccaagccgatggtCGTTAGTCTGTAACCTTTGCAAATTGAAGACTGGTGCTTGTATTCAG TGCTCAGTGAagagctgcatcacagcctttcACGTAACTTGTGCTTTTGAACACAGTCTGGAGATGAAGACAATCCTGGATGATGGTGATGAGGTGAAGTTCAAGTCCTACTGCCTCAAACATAGTAAGAACAGGCAGAGTCAAGAAGATGACTCTGAGCCAAGTGCGAAGATCAGTGAGCAAAAACAGAAGCAGAGTGAAACAGAGAAGAAAGGCCTGCGTGCGCAGAAGCTTCAGGAGCTGGAGGAAGAATTTTATACCTTAGTGAGGGTTGCCGATGTAGCCAGTGAACTGCATTTCTCTGAGCAGGTGGTGGAATTTATTTTTGAGTATTGGAAACTGAAAAGGAAAAGCAACTTCAGTAAACCATTACTACCTCCAAAGGAAGATGAAGAAAATTGCTTGGGCCAGCAAAAGGAGGACAGaattcattccagaatgaagatgTTCATGCATCTACGCCAAGACTTAGAAAGG GTGAGGAATCTTTGTTACATGGTCAGCAGAAGAGAGAAATTGAAATTGTCACAAAGTAAAGTGCAAGAACAACTTTTCAATTTGCATATTCAAGTTATGAATCAGCATGCTGCTGCAG GGTTGCCTTTGCCATTCCCGCGGGAAGGACTGATGTTCCATGACCCTCCAAGAATCACGATAAAGTTAAAAGCAACGCCAAAATCTTCACGAAGTGTCAACAGTAGTTCCGCTGCTGCTGTCAATGGTCCACTGTCCCTCAATGTTGAAAGTAGCTTGTACAGTAAAAACAATTTGGCAATGCCACAAGGCTCCAGAACTAGTGAAAAGAAGTTACAGTCTCATCACTGGCATAAACACGAGGAAAGAAGCAATGGGCTATTATTGACAGGTATCCACCACAAACAGGATCTTCAGGCAGGTAATTCTTTACTGTCCACTGAATGTCATGTGGAGCAGACATCTGGTAAGCCATCAGCACTTCATATACCACTACGTGGACAATCATCTAATTCCAACGGAAAGACTCGAGACAGCAATAATCCAGATTTGCATAAATCAAATGGCTTATCGGGCAGGTCGGGCATTGTAATTCAGAGAGACTGTTCTAGTCAAACCTACGATAAAGTGACAACTCTTACAAATCATTTTGCCAATCAGGGTACTTTCAGAAAATCAAAATTGGGAGAATTTGGCCAGTCTTGTAAAGATAGATTGGACAATTTAGTGAGGACTTCGGAAGATTTCCGAAACTGTGAAAAGCCTATACGGAGATCGTCCGCTAAGGATCGCCTGTGGAGCAAGCAGCTTTCTGAGCATCAGGCGAAGGCGGCCTATCAGGACAATGATGGGTATTGCCCCGATGTTGAGTTGAGCGACTCAGAGACAGAAACTGACATTAGACAAGAAAGGACCAGGCTAAGGAAAAGAAACTCTGATGAAGAAAGTCCAGGCCAAGACTATGGGAGAGATTCTCGGTCACATCAGCATAACAAGGAGAGCAGAACCAAGTTAAACATGCTTTGTCacatcagttcagtgcagaggtgA